A DNA window from Coffea arabica cultivar ET-39 chromosome 6c, Coffea Arabica ET-39 HiFi, whole genome shotgun sequence contains the following coding sequences:
- the LOC140004282 gene encoding E3 ubiquitin-protein ligase UPL4-like isoform X4, protein MQMGNRGHKRAETADELPADKRACTLSEFRPSTSNSSIQTPTNSTHETHDADMDSSSATSGSARSDGEGERDSAYGSCDSDNNYRDYYRRGSSGDQTKFNRVLSSLNEDHDESGQLAALTELCELLAFCTDSSLSGLMADSFSPVLVKLARHESNPNIMLLAIRAITYFCDVHPRSSAYLVRHDAVPALCQRLLAIEYLDVAEQCLQALEKISREQPLACLQSGAIMAVLNYIDFFSTIVQRVALSTVVNICKKLPSECPSPFMDAVPILCKLLQYEDRQLVESVSTCLIKITERVCHSSDMLDELCKHGLVQQATDLINLNSRTSLSPPIYLGLIGLLARLASGSIVAVRTLFEINVSSVLQDIVSRYDLAHGMPFNAMVDGQCNQVHEVLKLLNELLPATTREQDNPLASDKEAFLTSRPDLMQRFGLDLLPVLIRVVNSGVNLYVCYGCLSVIKKLVYFSKSDMLLDFLQSSNISSFLAGVFTRKDHHVLLLALQVVETLLQKLPDGLLDSFIKEGVCFAVDSLLSPKRSSQFMFSTLSAMEYSDDASQKSASRDARCLCFAFDTGQCPTISRTLTCKLDKDSIRNLAEHIKTSYFATEAINPEKGLTDILQKLKTLSSVLADLVNTHMNDTISEQHEEEFYCILLEIMSVLAGKDPISTFEFVESGIAKSLLNYLSNGQYMERKAGVDGACCQLCIVEKRFELLGNLLLSFRDPHIADLPLPALVRRLQSSLASLETFPVILSHSSRVRSSYATVPHGRGTSYPCLKVQFVKGEEDVFLGDYLKDVVNVDPFSTLTAIDGYMWSKVSVNKSEQAKSATLEESSSFRSRSLDSVESNSMLSHANEMQEERSFSGTGEIASVGDNLVNSADLKDLDNTVEQEQEGSVNKSTDSHGCSKNEDSSPKLFFNLEGQQLDHRLTLYQAIIQQQLKEEIDSSLSSKLWSQVYKISYRKAVNPKNNLAEQSSFQGNDFSSSDKATRSCQCVSFFSDIFYSDFADLNKFSPTYDMICLLKSLEGMNRLRYHVMSRDRMNSFLKCQIDNLYDWEVEAFGVSQSEFVNSKLTEKLEQQMRDPLAVSVGGMPSWCSQLMASCPFLFGFEARCKYFRLAAFGQPAVRHHVSYNDDVGGINGMRQNSGSYPRKKFLVHRDRIIDSAAQMMNLHAHQRVVLEVEYNDEVGTGLGPTLEFYTLVSFEFQKGGLCLWREDHAASSCINGSEADNSKILVSPLGLFPRPWSPGVDISNGIQFSEVTKKFVLLGQIVGKALQDGRVLDLPFSKAFYKLILGKELTVYDIQSFDVELGRALLEFQALIERKRYLESISPGKSSMDLDFFHGTRIEDLCLDFSLPGYPDYVPESVSDSKMVKMSNLQEYISFVVDATIRTGISRQVEAFKSGFDQSNALVDHIKFDHGYTASSPPILNFLQIIQEFNYEQQRSFLRFVTGAPRLPSGGLASLNPKLTIVRKHCSKWVDTDLPSVMTCANYLKLPPYSSKERMKEKLLYATTEGQGSFHLS, encoded by the exons ATGCAAATGGGAAATCGTGGTCATAAAAGAGCTGAAACAGCTGATGAGTTGCCGGCAGATAAGCGAGCCTGTACTTTGTCGGAGTTCCGACCAAGTACATCAAATTCATCAATTCAAACACCAACAAATTCGACTCATGAAACGCATGATGCTGATATGGATTCATCATCAGCAACTTCAGGGTCCGCCCGATCAGATGGTGAAGGGGAGAGGGACTCTGCATATGGCTCTTGTGATTCGGACAATAACTACCGCGATTACTATAGGCGAGGATCTTCTGGTGATCAAACCAAGTTCAACAGAGTCTTGTCCAGTTTAAATGAAGACCATGACGAATCAGGGCAGTTAGCTGCCCTTACCGAACTCTGTGAATTGTTGGCTTTTTGTACCGATAGTTCATTATCTGGTCTAATGGCAGATTCATTCTCTCCAGTCCTCGTAAAATTGGCAAGGCACGAGAGCAATCCCAACATAATGCTTTTGGCCATTAGGGCTATAACTTATTTTTGTGATGTTCATCCACGCTCTTCAGCTTATCTGGTTAGACATGATGCGGTTCCTGCTCTATGTCAAAGATTGCTGGCCATCGAATACTTAGATGTAGCTGAACAA TGTTTGCAAGCATTGGAGAAAATTTCACGTGAGCAGCCACTTGCTTGCTTGCAATCTGGTGCAATTATGGCTGTTTTAAACTATATTGATTTCTTCTCAACAATTGTGCAG AGGGTTGCACTGTCCACTGTGGTAAATATATGTAAGAAGCTTCCCTCTGAATGCCCTTCACCATTCATGGATGCAGTTCCGATATTGTGCAAACTTCTTCAATATGAGGATCGGCAG CTTGTTGAGAGTGTTTCTACTTGCTTGATTAAAATAACGGAAAGAGTATGCCACAGCTCTGATATGCTGGATGAACTTTGTAAACATGGGCTGGTTCAACAAGCCACGGATCTCATAAACTTGAATAGTCGAACTTCATTGTCCCCCCCGATATATCTT GGTTTGATAGGATTGCTTGCCAGACTGGCATCTGGTTCTATTGTTGCTGTCAGGACTCTTTTTGAGATTAATGTAAGCAGCGTATTGCAGGATATAGTGTCTAGATATGACCTCGCACATGGCATGCCTTTTAATGCAATGGTTGATGGGCAATGCAATCAG GTGCATGAAGTTTTGAAGTTGCTGAATGAGCTTCTTCCTGCCACCACCAGAGAGCAGGATAATCCACTAGCTTCAGACAAGGAAGCATTCTTGACTAGTCGACCTGATCTCATGCAAAGGTTTGGGTTGGATTTACTTCCTGTTCTGATCCgg GTGGTTAATTCTGGTGTGAATTTATACGTTTGTTATGGATGTTTATCCGTTATCAAGAAGTTAGTTTATTTCAGCAAATCCGACATGCTTCTAGACTTCCTTCAAAGCAGCAACATCTCAAG TTTCTTGGCAGGAGTGTTTACCAGGAAGGATCATCACGTGCTTCTATTAGCACTTCAAGTTGTTGAGACACTTCTGCAAAAGCTGCCTGATGGTTTATTGGATTCTTTTATAAAGGAAGGTGTCTGCTTTGCTGTTGATTCACTTTTATCCCCAAAAAGGTCGTCGCAGTTTATGTTTTCTACATTAAGCGCCATGGAGTACTCTGACGATGCAAGCCAAAAATCAGCTTCAAGGGATGCTAGATGCCtatgttttgcttttgataCTGGTCAGTGTCCAACGATTTCGAGGACTTTAACTTGCAAGCTTGACAAGGATTCCATTAGGAATCTCGCAGAGCATATAAAGACCAGTTATTTTGCAACAGAGGCCATTAACCCTGAGAAAGGACTGACAGATATTTTGCAGAAGCTTAAAACTTTATCTTCTGTATTGGCTGATCTGGTGAACACACACATGAATGACACAATTTCTGAACAACATGAAGAAGAGTTCTATTGTATATTGTTGGAGATTATGTCAGTTCTTGCTGGAAAAGATCCCATTTCCACTTTTGAGTTTGTTGAGAGTGGAATTGCGAAGTCATTGCTTAATTACCTATCTAACGGGCAATATATGGAAAGGAAGGCTGGTGTTGATGGGGCATGCTGTCAGCTGTGCATTGTAGAGAAAAGATTTGAGTTGTTAGGAAATTTACTTTTGTCTTTTCGAGACCCACATATTGCGGACCTTCCTCTTCCTGCTTTGGTCCGTAGATTACAGAGCTCGCTGGCTTCCTTGGAAACATTTCCTGTCATCTTGAGCCACTCATCCAGGGTTAGAAGTTCCTATGCCACTGTTCCACATGGACGGGGCACTTCATATCCTTGTCTGAAAGTTCAGTTTGTGAAGGGAGAGGAAGATGTATTTCTGGGAGATTATTTAAAGGATGTTGTAAATGTCGACCCCTTCTCAACCTTGACTGCAATCGATGGATACATGTGGTCAAAGGTGAGTGTAAACAAAAGTGAGCAAGCAAAATCGGCCACCCTGGAGGAGAGTTCGTCTTTTCGAAGCAGAAGTCTCGATAGTGTGGAATCAAATAGCATGTTAAgtcatgcaaatgaaatgcag GAAGAGAGATCTTTCTCTGGCACGGGAGAAATAGCCAGTGTTGGTGATAATCTTGTGAATTCAGCGGATTTGAAAGACTTGGATAAT ACTGTGGAGCAAGAGCAAGAAGGATCTGTTAACAAAAGTACAGACAGTCATGGATGCAGCAAAAATGAAGATTCCTCACCAAAATTGTTTTTTAACTTAGAAGGGCAGCAGTTGGACCATCGCTTGACACTCTATCAAGCCATCATCCAGCAACAATTGAAAGAAGAAATTGATAGTTCTTTGAGTAGTAAATTGTGGAGTCAAGTGTACAAAATTTCTTACAGAAAAGCTGTCAATCCTAAGAATAACTTAGCTGAACAGTCTAGTTTTCAGGGTAATGATTTTTCTTCATCAGACAAAGCTACACGAAGCTGCCAGTGCGTTTCTTTTTTCTCTGACATCTTTTATTCGGATTTTGCTGATCTCAATAAGTTTAGTCCAACTTATGATATGATATGTCTGCTCAAGAGTTTGGAAGGCATGAACAGGTTAAGATATCATGTGATGTCTCGCGATAGAATGAATAGTTTTTTGAAATGCCAAATTGATAATTTGTATGACTGGGAGGTTGAAGCTTTTGGTGTTTCCCAGAGTGAGTTTGTGAATAGTAAGCTCACAGAAAAATTAGAACAGCAGATGCGTGATCCTTTAGCAGTGTCTGTTGGGGGCATGCCATCGTGGTGTTCCCAGTTAATGGCTTCGTGTCCCTTTTTATTTGGATTTGAGGCAAGATGCAAATATTTTCGTCTAGCTGCATTTGGCCAGCCTGCAGTTAGACACCATGTATCATATAATGACGATGTAGGTGGCATCAATGGCATGAGGCAAAATAGTGGCAGCTATCCTCGTAAAAAGTTTTTGGTTCACCGAGACAGAATTATTGACTCTGCTGCCCAGATGATGAATCTCCATGCACATCAAAGGGTAGTCCTGGAGGTGGAATACAATGATGAAGTTGGAACTGGTCTTGGTCCAACACTAGAGTTCTACACGTTGGTCAGTTTTGAGTTTCAGAAGGGTGGCCTGTGCTTGTGGAGGGAAGATCACGCAGCAAGTAGTTGCATCAATGGCTCGGAGGCTGATAATTCTAAGATTTTGGTGTCTCCATTGGGACTTTTTCCTCGTCCTTGGTCACCTGGGGTGGACATATCTAATGGCATACAGTTTTCTGAAGTGACCAAAAAGTTTGTCCTTTTGGGGCAAATAGTGGGTAAGGCTCTTCAAGATGGAAGAGTTTTGGATCTTCCTTTTTCCAAGGCCTTCTATAAACTCATCCTTGGGAAG GAACTCACGGTTTATGACATCCAGTCCTTTGATGTTGAACTTGGTAGAGCTCTTTTGGAATTTCAGGCTCTTATTGAGAGAAAGAGGTATTTAGAATCTATTAGTCCGGGAAAATCATCTATGGATTTGGACTTCTTCCACGGCACAAGAATTGAGGATCTTTGCCTTGACTTTAGCCTTCCGGGGTATCCAGATTATGTGCCTGAGTCTGTTTCTGACTCAAAAATG GTGAAGATGTCAAACCTACAGGAGTACATTTCGTTTGTTGTCGATGCTACCATAAGAACAGGGATTTCCAGACAAGTAGAAGCTTTTAAGTCAGGTTTTGATCAG TCAAATGCGCTTGTGGACCACATCAAATTTGATCATGGGTATACTGCTAGTAGTCCTCCTATCCTGAAT TTTCTGCAAATTATACAAGAGTTCAACTATGAGCAGCAGAGATCATTCTTGAGGTTTGTGACAGGAGCACCTCGGCTCCCTTCTGGGGGGCTGGCATCTCTCAACCCAAAATTGACTATTGTCCGCAAG CATTGTAGCAAATGGGTTGACACTGACTTGCCAAGCGTGATGACCTGTGCAAATTACCTGAAGCTGCCACCTTACTCATCAAAA GAACGGATGAAAGAGAAGCTTCTGTATGCCACAACAGAAGGACAAGGCTCTTTCCACCTCTCATAG
- the LOC140004282 gene encoding E3 ubiquitin-protein ligase UPL4-like isoform X1 produces the protein MQMGNRGHKRAETADELPADKRACTLSEFRPSTSNSSIQTPTNSTHETHDADMDSSSATSGSARSDGEGERDSAYGSCDSDNNYRDYYRRGSSGDQTKFNRVLSSLNEDHDESGQLAALTELCELLAFCTDSSLSGLMADSFSPVLVKLARHESNPNIMLLAIRAITYFCDVHPRSSAYLVRHDAVPALCQRLLAIEYLDVAEQCLQALEKISREQPLACLQSGAIMAVLNYIDFFSTIVQRVALSTVVNICKKLPSECPSPFMDAVPILCKLLQYEDRQLVESVSTCLIKITERVCHSSDMLDELCKHGLVQQATDLINLNSRTSLSPPIYLGLIGLLARLASGSIVAVRTLFEINVSSVLQDIVSRYDLAHGMPFNAMVDGQCNQVHEVLKLLNELLPATTREQDNPLASDKEAFLTSRPDLMQRFGLDLLPVLIRVVNSGVNLYVCYGCLSVIKKLVYFSKSDMLLDFLQSSNISSFLAGVFTRKDHHVLLLALQVVETLLQKLPDGLLDSFIKEGVCFAVDSLLSPKRSSQFMFSTLSAMEYSDDASQKSASRDARCLCFAFDTGQCPTISRTLTCKLDKDSIRNLAEHIKTSYFATEAINPEKGLTDILQKLKTLSSVLADLVNTHMNDTISEQHEEEFYCILLEIMSVLAGKDPISTFEFVESGIAKSLLNYLSNGQYMERKAGVDGACCQLCIVEKRFELLGNLLLSFRDPHIADLPLPALVRRLQSSLASLETFPVILSHSSRVRSSYATVPHGRGTSYPCLKVQFVKGEEDVFLGDYLKDVVNVDPFSTLTAIDGYMWSKVSVNKSEQAKSATLEESSSFRSRSLDSVESNSMLSHANEMQEERSFSGTGEIASVGDNLVNSADLKDLDNETVEQEQEGSVNKSTDSHGCSKNEDSSPKLFFNLEGQQLDHRLTLYQAIIQQQLKEEIDSSLSSKLWSQVYKISYRKAVNPKNNLAEQSSFQGNDFSSSDKATRSCQCVSFFSDIFYSDFADLNKFSPTYDMICLLKSLEGMNRLRYHVMSRDRMNSFLKCQIDNLYDWEVEAFGVSQSEFVNSKLTEKLEQQMRDPLAVSVGGMPSWCSQLMASCPFLFGFEARCKYFRLAAFGQPAVRHHVSYNDDVGGINGMRQNSGSYPRKKFLVHRDRIIDSAAQMMNLHAHQRVVLEVEYNDEVGTGLGPTLEFYTLVSFEFQKGGLCLWREDHAASSCINGSEADNSKILVSPLGLFPRPWSPGVDISNGIQFSEVTKKFVLLGQIVGKALQDGRVLDLPFSKAFYKLILGKELTVYDIQSFDVELGRALLEFQALIERKRYLESISPGKSSMDLDFFHGTRIEDLCLDFSLPGYPDYVPESVSDSKMVKMSNLQEYISFVVDATIRTGISRQVEAFKSGFDQVFPIRHLQVFTEGELERLLCGERELWDSNALVDHIKFDHGYTASSPPILNFLQIIQEFNYEQQRSFLRFVTGAPRLPSGGLASLNPKLTIVRKHCSKWVDTDLPSVMTCANYLKLPPYSSKERMKEKLLYATTEGQGSFHLS, from the exons ATGCAAATGGGAAATCGTGGTCATAAAAGAGCTGAAACAGCTGATGAGTTGCCGGCAGATAAGCGAGCCTGTACTTTGTCGGAGTTCCGACCAAGTACATCAAATTCATCAATTCAAACACCAACAAATTCGACTCATGAAACGCATGATGCTGATATGGATTCATCATCAGCAACTTCAGGGTCCGCCCGATCAGATGGTGAAGGGGAGAGGGACTCTGCATATGGCTCTTGTGATTCGGACAATAACTACCGCGATTACTATAGGCGAGGATCTTCTGGTGATCAAACCAAGTTCAACAGAGTCTTGTCCAGTTTAAATGAAGACCATGACGAATCAGGGCAGTTAGCTGCCCTTACCGAACTCTGTGAATTGTTGGCTTTTTGTACCGATAGTTCATTATCTGGTCTAATGGCAGATTCATTCTCTCCAGTCCTCGTAAAATTGGCAAGGCACGAGAGCAATCCCAACATAATGCTTTTGGCCATTAGGGCTATAACTTATTTTTGTGATGTTCATCCACGCTCTTCAGCTTATCTGGTTAGACATGATGCGGTTCCTGCTCTATGTCAAAGATTGCTGGCCATCGAATACTTAGATGTAGCTGAACAA TGTTTGCAAGCATTGGAGAAAATTTCACGTGAGCAGCCACTTGCTTGCTTGCAATCTGGTGCAATTATGGCTGTTTTAAACTATATTGATTTCTTCTCAACAATTGTGCAG AGGGTTGCACTGTCCACTGTGGTAAATATATGTAAGAAGCTTCCCTCTGAATGCCCTTCACCATTCATGGATGCAGTTCCGATATTGTGCAAACTTCTTCAATATGAGGATCGGCAG CTTGTTGAGAGTGTTTCTACTTGCTTGATTAAAATAACGGAAAGAGTATGCCACAGCTCTGATATGCTGGATGAACTTTGTAAACATGGGCTGGTTCAACAAGCCACGGATCTCATAAACTTGAATAGTCGAACTTCATTGTCCCCCCCGATATATCTT GGTTTGATAGGATTGCTTGCCAGACTGGCATCTGGTTCTATTGTTGCTGTCAGGACTCTTTTTGAGATTAATGTAAGCAGCGTATTGCAGGATATAGTGTCTAGATATGACCTCGCACATGGCATGCCTTTTAATGCAATGGTTGATGGGCAATGCAATCAG GTGCATGAAGTTTTGAAGTTGCTGAATGAGCTTCTTCCTGCCACCACCAGAGAGCAGGATAATCCACTAGCTTCAGACAAGGAAGCATTCTTGACTAGTCGACCTGATCTCATGCAAAGGTTTGGGTTGGATTTACTTCCTGTTCTGATCCgg GTGGTTAATTCTGGTGTGAATTTATACGTTTGTTATGGATGTTTATCCGTTATCAAGAAGTTAGTTTATTTCAGCAAATCCGACATGCTTCTAGACTTCCTTCAAAGCAGCAACATCTCAAG TTTCTTGGCAGGAGTGTTTACCAGGAAGGATCATCACGTGCTTCTATTAGCACTTCAAGTTGTTGAGACACTTCTGCAAAAGCTGCCTGATGGTTTATTGGATTCTTTTATAAAGGAAGGTGTCTGCTTTGCTGTTGATTCACTTTTATCCCCAAAAAGGTCGTCGCAGTTTATGTTTTCTACATTAAGCGCCATGGAGTACTCTGACGATGCAAGCCAAAAATCAGCTTCAAGGGATGCTAGATGCCtatgttttgcttttgataCTGGTCAGTGTCCAACGATTTCGAGGACTTTAACTTGCAAGCTTGACAAGGATTCCATTAGGAATCTCGCAGAGCATATAAAGACCAGTTATTTTGCAACAGAGGCCATTAACCCTGAGAAAGGACTGACAGATATTTTGCAGAAGCTTAAAACTTTATCTTCTGTATTGGCTGATCTGGTGAACACACACATGAATGACACAATTTCTGAACAACATGAAGAAGAGTTCTATTGTATATTGTTGGAGATTATGTCAGTTCTTGCTGGAAAAGATCCCATTTCCACTTTTGAGTTTGTTGAGAGTGGAATTGCGAAGTCATTGCTTAATTACCTATCTAACGGGCAATATATGGAAAGGAAGGCTGGTGTTGATGGGGCATGCTGTCAGCTGTGCATTGTAGAGAAAAGATTTGAGTTGTTAGGAAATTTACTTTTGTCTTTTCGAGACCCACATATTGCGGACCTTCCTCTTCCTGCTTTGGTCCGTAGATTACAGAGCTCGCTGGCTTCCTTGGAAACATTTCCTGTCATCTTGAGCCACTCATCCAGGGTTAGAAGTTCCTATGCCACTGTTCCACATGGACGGGGCACTTCATATCCTTGTCTGAAAGTTCAGTTTGTGAAGGGAGAGGAAGATGTATTTCTGGGAGATTATTTAAAGGATGTTGTAAATGTCGACCCCTTCTCAACCTTGACTGCAATCGATGGATACATGTGGTCAAAGGTGAGTGTAAACAAAAGTGAGCAAGCAAAATCGGCCACCCTGGAGGAGAGTTCGTCTTTTCGAAGCAGAAGTCTCGATAGTGTGGAATCAAATAGCATGTTAAgtcatgcaaatgaaatgcag GAAGAGAGATCTTTCTCTGGCACGGGAGAAATAGCCAGTGTTGGTGATAATCTTGTGAATTCAGCGGATTTGAAAGACTTGGATAAT GAGACTGTGGAGCAAGAGCAAGAAGGATCTGTTAACAAAAGTACAGACAGTCATGGATGCAGCAAAAATGAAGATTCCTCACCAAAATTGTTTTTTAACTTAGAAGGGCAGCAGTTGGACCATCGCTTGACACTCTATCAAGCCATCATCCAGCAACAATTGAAAGAAGAAATTGATAGTTCTTTGAGTAGTAAATTGTGGAGTCAAGTGTACAAAATTTCTTACAGAAAAGCTGTCAATCCTAAGAATAACTTAGCTGAACAGTCTAGTTTTCAGGGTAATGATTTTTCTTCATCAGACAAAGCTACACGAAGCTGCCAGTGCGTTTCTTTTTTCTCTGACATCTTTTATTCGGATTTTGCTGATCTCAATAAGTTTAGTCCAACTTATGATATGATATGTCTGCTCAAGAGTTTGGAAGGCATGAACAGGTTAAGATATCATGTGATGTCTCGCGATAGAATGAATAGTTTTTTGAAATGCCAAATTGATAATTTGTATGACTGGGAGGTTGAAGCTTTTGGTGTTTCCCAGAGTGAGTTTGTGAATAGTAAGCTCACAGAAAAATTAGAACAGCAGATGCGTGATCCTTTAGCAGTGTCTGTTGGGGGCATGCCATCGTGGTGTTCCCAGTTAATGGCTTCGTGTCCCTTTTTATTTGGATTTGAGGCAAGATGCAAATATTTTCGTCTAGCTGCATTTGGCCAGCCTGCAGTTAGACACCATGTATCATATAATGACGATGTAGGTGGCATCAATGGCATGAGGCAAAATAGTGGCAGCTATCCTCGTAAAAAGTTTTTGGTTCACCGAGACAGAATTATTGACTCTGCTGCCCAGATGATGAATCTCCATGCACATCAAAGGGTAGTCCTGGAGGTGGAATACAATGATGAAGTTGGAACTGGTCTTGGTCCAACACTAGAGTTCTACACGTTGGTCAGTTTTGAGTTTCAGAAGGGTGGCCTGTGCTTGTGGAGGGAAGATCACGCAGCAAGTAGTTGCATCAATGGCTCGGAGGCTGATAATTCTAAGATTTTGGTGTCTCCATTGGGACTTTTTCCTCGTCCTTGGTCACCTGGGGTGGACATATCTAATGGCATACAGTTTTCTGAAGTGACCAAAAAGTTTGTCCTTTTGGGGCAAATAGTGGGTAAGGCTCTTCAAGATGGAAGAGTTTTGGATCTTCCTTTTTCCAAGGCCTTCTATAAACTCATCCTTGGGAAG GAACTCACGGTTTATGACATCCAGTCCTTTGATGTTGAACTTGGTAGAGCTCTTTTGGAATTTCAGGCTCTTATTGAGAGAAAGAGGTATTTAGAATCTATTAGTCCGGGAAAATCATCTATGGATTTGGACTTCTTCCACGGCACAAGAATTGAGGATCTTTGCCTTGACTTTAGCCTTCCGGGGTATCCAGATTATGTGCCTGAGTCTGTTTCTGACTCAAAAATG GTGAAGATGTCAAACCTACAGGAGTACATTTCGTTTGTTGTCGATGCTACCATAAGAACAGGGATTTCCAGACAAGTAGAAGCTTTTAAGTCAGGTTTTGATCAG gTTTTCCCCATCAGACACCTTCAGGTGTTCACTGAAGGTGAATTAGAGCGCTTATTATGTGGGGAGCGTGAGCTTTGGGAT TCAAATGCGCTTGTGGACCACATCAAATTTGATCATGGGTATACTGCTAGTAGTCCTCCTATCCTGAAT TTTCTGCAAATTATACAAGAGTTCAACTATGAGCAGCAGAGATCATTCTTGAGGTTTGTGACAGGAGCACCTCGGCTCCCTTCTGGGGGGCTGGCATCTCTCAACCCAAAATTGACTATTGTCCGCAAG CATTGTAGCAAATGGGTTGACACTGACTTGCCAAGCGTGATGACCTGTGCAAATTACCTGAAGCTGCCACCTTACTCATCAAAA GAACGGATGAAAGAGAAGCTTCTGTATGCCACAACAGAAGGACAAGGCTCTTTCCACCTCTCATAG